The Cetobacterium ceti DNA segment ATAATGGTACCTTTGACCCCTGTCTAATATTTACTCTATACCATGGGAAAGTAAATGGAATAACATCATTATCTCCAATATATAAATCGGAATTTTTAAATGTTATCTGTTTATCAGGCTCAATTGTTATTAGTTCTGAACTTAAATGATACCCAACTTCCATTGGATTTTTAACTGTCATTATTTTAGGATCTGTTGTAAACCACCCATTTTTTAAATAAACATTTCCATTTTCATATTCTGCCCTATCTCCGCCAAAATATATTCTATCGTTTGGTTTTTCTGCTCCTGTTACCTGTCCTACTTCTAAATATCCAAAGGTTTTTCCAAAACTTCCAGTATTTCCATCTAAGGAAAATACCCCATCTCTTGAATCAACCTTTAGTTGTCCCGTGGGTTCATCTGCCTGTAAATAAAAATCTCCATTTATATAGGCCTTATTATTCTTTGTATCTCTATTTAAATTAAAAGCTTTTAACTTTAATTCTCCATACTTAACATTAACTCCATCTGTAGAAACCAATGTATCATTGTTTAAATCTATTTCAACTTCATTGTTACTTTCTGCATTTGCCTTGGTTATAAATCCAACTAGTACTAAGGATGCAATCAAATAGATTCTTTTTCTCATAGATACTCCTCTCCCATTTTCCTTATATACTATTAATTATAACACAAAATAAAAAAGGTTGCCAAGAGCAACCTTTAATTTTAAATTAATATTGTAATAATAATTCTTTTAATTCAGCTTTTTGTCTTAATCCAACGATTTGATCAACTTTTTGACCATCTTTGAATATTATCATAGTAGGAATACTTCTAATTCCATACTCTCCTGCTAACTCTCCGCTTTCATCTACGTTTACCTTAGCTATTTTTATAAGTTCTAACTCAGTTGATAATTCATCTAATATTGGTCCTAACATTTTACAAGGTCCACACCAATCTGCCCAGAAATCAACTAAAACTAATCCCTTAGCTTCTAGAACTTCCTTTTTAAAATTGTTTACATCTAATTTTACTATGTTACTCATTTCTATTCCTCCTTCTATGGGAAAAACTCTCATTATATACTATATCTTTTTTTACTCTATCACAAGAGAATATCCTTTGTCAAATTATAACTAATTGTATAATTTTTTCAAGAAATTATTTTTATTAATTCCATCTTTAATTCCCTTAATAATAGTAATACCTTTACTAGTATCTCCTACTAAAATTCCTCCCACTAATAAATTATCTTTATTAAAGTATATTTTTTTATAGTTACAAGTATCTTCATCAACTTCACATAGGGAATCCTTTGTATCTACCAATAATCCAGCAGATAAAATTTTCGTATTCATTCCTTCATAGGTTACTGGTTGCATCTCTTCCTTATAGATAGCTACTTGTCCAACTGCATTTTTACCAGCTACCTTTCCTTGCTCCATTGAAACTTGCCAAAGTCCTATTACTTTTCCATTATATTCAGCCACATCTCCACAAGCATAAACATCTTCCATAGAGGTTTCCATTTTATCATTTACTAAAATACCTCTATTTGTTTTCATTCCTTTATTAGCTATTAGCTCAATATTTGGAACAATTCCAGAACTTATAACTACCATTTCACAATCAATTTTAATTCCATTATCCAAAACTAAACCATTTACATATTTATCTCCTGTGAAATAATCTACTCTTGAATTTTTATGAACTAAAATTCCACTTTCCTTTATTTTTCTTTCCAATATTTTAGAACCCTCTTCATCTAACTGTCTTGGAAGAATTCTTTGCATCATCTCTACAACTTCAACTTCCATTCCAATCTCTTTTAGTCCCCAAGCTGTTTCAAGTCCTAAAACTCCTCCACCTACAACAATAGCTTTTTTCTTTCCTAAAGAATATTTTTTTATAACTTCCAAATCCATCTCTTCCCTAAGGGTAAACACTCCACCTAAATTGTTATTTCCAATATTAGGTACCATAGATCTAGCTCCATTTGCTAAAATTAATTTATCATAATTATATTTTTCATTATC contains these protein-coding regions:
- the trxA gene encoding thioredoxin codes for the protein MSNIVKLDVNNFKKEVLEAKGLVLVDFWADWCGPCKMLGPILDELSTELELIKIAKVNVDESGELAGEYGIRSIPTMIIFKDGQKVDQIVGLRQKAELKELLLQY